A region from the candidate division KSB1 bacterium genome encodes:
- a CDS encoding glycosyl hydrolase, translating into MAKKEIMILALMLIFLKCSERIENHSINQEFSVAGKEVLIYTTAQNTDFRLSLTDKKIFEPAQQPLETEVSVFVNPHKTFQTLLGIGGAITDAAAEVFAKLPAEKQDELLKAYYDRKEGIGYTLARTNIHSCDFSSASYTYVSDEDKDLKTFSIDHDRQFRIPLIKKAIEATGGELLIFASPWSPPAFMKDNKDMLHGGKLLPEYFRSWALYYTKFIKAYEKEGIPIWGITIQNEPMATQTWESCIYTATEERDFLKNYLGPIMKQEGLGDKKIIVWDHNRDLICQRVNTIFEDPEAAKYAWGIGFHWYEDWAGGEPMYDNLRNVAESYPEKKLLFTEGCVGGFDPQKYYYWPNAERYGKSMINDFNRGAVGWTDWNILLDETGGPNHVKNFCFAPIHADTREGTLIYTPTYYYIGHFSKFIRPDAKRVSTASSRSHLLCTSFMNVDGKIATIVMNQSDQQIFYKLYIGLNAVSSTILPHAIQTFVY; encoded by the coding sequence ATGGCCAAAAAAGAAATCATGATTTTAGCTTTAATGCTTATTTTTTTAAAATGTTCTGAGCGAATAGAAAATCATTCCATTAACCAAGAATTTTCCGTAGCAGGCAAAGAAGTTCTAATTTATACCACTGCCCAAAACACCGACTTTCGATTAAGTCTTACTGATAAGAAAATTTTTGAGCCTGCTCAACAACCATTAGAGACCGAAGTTTCCGTTTTTGTCAATCCACATAAAACCTTCCAGACTTTATTAGGCATTGGCGGCGCGATTACGGATGCGGCTGCCGAAGTGTTTGCCAAATTGCCAGCGGAAAAGCAGGATGAATTACTAAAAGCTTATTATGATCGAAAGGAAGGCATTGGCTATACCTTAGCGCGAACAAACATCCATAGCTGTGATTTCAGCAGCGCAAGCTACACCTATGTGTCCGATGAGGATAAAGATCTAAAAACTTTCAGCATTGATCATGATAGACAATTTCGCATACCTTTAATAAAAAAAGCGATTGAGGCAACTGGAGGCGAACTGTTGATATTCGCCAGTCCCTGGAGCCCGCCAGCATTTATGAAAGACAATAAGGATATGCTGCACGGTGGCAAATTGTTGCCCGAATATTTTCGATCATGGGCGCTTTATTATACAAAGTTTATCAAGGCGTACGAAAAAGAGGGTATACCGATCTGGGGCATTACGATTCAGAACGAGCCGATGGCAACCCAGACGTGGGAATCATGTATTTATACGGCCACTGAAGAGCGAGACTTTTTGAAGAATTATTTAGGTCCCATCATGAAGCAGGAAGGGCTTGGAGATAAAAAAATAATTGTCTGGGATCACAATCGAGATCTGATCTGCCAGAGGGTCAATACAATTTTTGAGGATCCTGAGGCAGCTAAATATGCCTGGGGAATTGGCTTTCACTGGTATGAGGATTGGGCCGGCGGTGAACCCATGTATGATAATTTGAGGAATGTCGCTGAATCATATCCAGAGAAAAAATTGTTGTTCACCGAAGGGTGCGTCGGAGGTTTTGATCCGCAGAAATATTACTATTGGCCCAATGCCGAGCGATATGGGAAATCGATGATCAATGATTTTAATCGTGGAGCTGTCGGATGGACCGATTGGAATATTTTGCTCGATGAAACTGGTGGGCCCAATCATGTCAAGAATTTCTGTTTTGCCCCAATCCATGCCGATACTCGAGAAGGAACATTGATATATACACCTACCTATTATTACATCGGTCACTTTTCAAAATTCATTCGTCCGGATGCCAAACGGGTGAGCACTGCAAGCAGCCGAAGTCATTTGTTATGTACTTCATTCATGAATGTGGATGGGAAAATCGCCACAATCGTAATGAATCAAAGTGATCAACAGATCTTTTATAAATTATATATCGGCTTAAATGCGGTATCTTCGACTATTTTGCCGCACGCGATTCAAACGTTCGTCTATTAA
- a CDS encoding methyltransferase domain-containing protein gives MEEAKCSIEQCDIFDFMAYHVGMTVLHPGGLWATERLAEKCRIAQDSKVLDIGCGKGTSAIYLAKKYHCKVTGVDIEDRLIEQANDLVHKRGVSRQVQFQTGDALSLPFPADEFDVALSQAFLILVPDKKQAVREALRVTKAGGFIGWLELSFYQHPPDSLFREAESSACAFCIRNTLTFDEWQELFEGCGMRDVEVIRGEMGMRQRRMFRDEGFWNATRIMWKWMFNPRIRRRMNAVFEFFREHSEYIGYGIYVGRKP, from the coding sequence ATGGAAGAAGCCAAATGCTCAATTGAGCAATGTGACATCTTTGATTTTATGGCATACCACGTTGGTATGACTGTGCTCCATCCTGGCGGTCTATGGGCTACGGAAAGGCTTGCAGAGAAATGCCGTATTGCCCAAGATAGCAAGGTATTGGACATTGGCTGTGGAAAAGGAACGAGCGCGATCTATCTGGCGAAGAAATATCACTGCAAAGTGACAGGTGTAGATATTGAAGATAGGCTCATAGAGCAAGCCAACGATCTGGTTCATAAGCGGGGAGTATCAAGACAAGTTCAATTTCAAACGGGTGATGCGCTGAGTTTGCCATTCCCTGCTGATGAATTTGATGTTGCTCTATCGCAAGCATTTCTCATCCTTGTACCTGATAAAAAGCAAGCGGTTCGTGAGGCGCTCAGGGTGACCAAAGCTGGTGGTTTTATTGGCTGGTTGGAATTGAGTTTCTACCAGCATCCCCCTGATAGTCTCTTTCGCGAGGCGGAATCTTCGGCTTGTGCTTTTTGCATTCGCAACACGCTTACCTTTGACGAATGGCAAGAGTTGTTTGAAGGGTGTGGGATGAGGGATGTGGAAGTTATTCGCGGCGAGATGGGAATGCGACAACGCCGTATGTTCAGGGATGAAGGGTTTTGGAATGCAACGCGGATTATGTGGAAGTGGATGTTCAACCCAAGAATACGAAGGCGAATGAATGCCGTATTTGAGTTTTTCCGAGAGCATAGCGAGTATATCGGGTATGGAATCTACGTGGGTAGAAAACCGTAG
- a CDS encoding dihydrofolate reductase family protein has translation MGLLVFSINITLDGCVDHREGIADDETHAFFTRLMDEAGAILWGRVTYEMMESYWPAVARGDVEAPPAIREWAVKLEAKPKYVVSSTRRYFPWTNSHHIVGDLRTGVQKLKDATPAGVLLGSGKLATELDRLDLIDEYKFLVHPRIAGHGPTLYQSGLPSTRRLELVSAKPLRNGAVAMHYRRVCG, from the coding sequence ATGGGACTCTTGGTTTTTAGCATCAACATTACTCTCGATGGTTGTGTCGACCACCGGGAGGGAATCGCCGACGACGAGACACATGCTTTCTTCACCCGCCTCATGGATGAGGCCGGGGCGATACTGTGGGGCCGTGTCACCTACGAGATGATGGAGAGCTACTGGCCAGCGGTTGCCCGCGGCGACGTGGAGGCACCACCGGCGATCCGCGAGTGGGCGGTCAAGCTGGAGGCCAAGCCAAAGTACGTAGTGTCGTCAACGCGAAGGTACTTTCCGTGGACCAACAGTCACCACATCGTGGGCGACCTGCGCACGGGCGTGCAGAAGCTGAAGGACGCGACACCGGCCGGTGTGCTCCTGGGCAGCGGCAAGCTCGCAACCGAGCTGGATCGGCTGGATCTGATCGACGAGTATAAGTTCCTCGTCCATCCCAGGATTGCTGGCCACGGCCCGACCCTGTACCAAAGCGGACTGCCTAGCACACGACGGCTCGAGTTAGTTTCGGCAAAGCCACTACGCAACGGCGCGGTCGCCATGCACTACCGGCGCGTGTGCGGCTAA
- a CDS encoding nuclear transport factor 2 family protein, with protein MKAMEENAEQFPNKTYEALRVLEDGDMVAVHGKVTLSPDSQWSVIHIFRFDNDQIIEAWEASQEVLKDSPNENGLF; from the coding sequence ATGAAGGCGATGGAAGAAAACGCCGAGCAATTTCCCAATAAAACTTATGAAGCGTTGCGTGTGCTTGAAGACGGAGACATGGTGGCGGTTCATGGCAAAGTCACACTCTCACCAGACTCCCAATGGTCCGTCATCCATATTTTTCGCTTCGACAATGATCAGATCATCGAAGCCTGGGAAGCTTCTCAGGAGGTGCTAAAAGATTCTCCAAATGAAAATGGATTGTTTTAA
- a CDS encoding VOC family protein — translation MQKIIPHLWFDKEARAAAEFYTSVFENSKINFINLIPDTPSGDAELVGFQIMDYEFMAISAGPLFKINPSISFHARCRTVAEVNQLWEKLYPGGMVMMELGEYPFSKRYGWIQDKFGVSWQVIYTEGDFQQRIMPALMFVGDVCGKAEEAIRFYTSVFPNATAEVLARYEKGEEPDQAGTVKYAQFTLEGQEFAAMDSAWPHDFGFNEGVSLIVNCKDQKEIDYFWEKLSAVPEAEQCGWIKDKFGVSWQIVPANMGELIGRNPKKTIPVMLKMKRIIIADLQQAEAAR, via the coding sequence ATGCAAAAAATCATCCCCCATTTATGGTTCGATAAAGAAGCCAGAGCGGCGGCGGAGTTTTATACTTCCGTATTTGAAAATTCAAAAATCAACTTTATAAATCTCATCCCTGATACCCCGTCTGGCGATGCCGAACTGGTTGGCTTTCAGATTATGGATTATGAATTCATGGCCATCAGCGCTGGGCCGTTGTTCAAGATCAATCCTTCCATTTCATTCCACGCCCGATGCAGGACGGTTGCAGAAGTGAATCAACTCTGGGAAAAACTCTATCCAGGCGGAATGGTCATGATGGAGCTGGGAGAATATCCTTTCAGCAAGAGATATGGCTGGATTCAGGATAAATTTGGCGTGTCCTGGCAGGTCATTTACACCGAGGGAGATTTCCAGCAGCGGATCATGCCCGCGCTGATGTTCGTCGGCGATGTGTGCGGCAAGGCGGAAGAAGCGATCCGTTTCTACACATCGGTCTTTCCAAATGCCACAGCAGAAGTGCTGGCTCGCTACGAGAAAGGCGAAGAACCCGATCAGGCAGGAACCGTGAAGTATGCGCAATTCACTCTCGAAGGCCAGGAATTCGCCGCCATGGACTCGGCCTGGCCGCATGATTTTGGCTTCAATGAGGGTGTTTCTTTAATTGTCAACTGCAAAGATCAAAAAGAGATCGACTATTTCTGGGAGAAACTTTCCGCCGTGCCTGAGGCGGAACAATGCGGTTGGATCAAAGACAAGTTCGGTGTCTCCTGGCAAATCGTTCCAGCGAATATGGGCGAGCTGATTGGAAGGAATCCGAAAAAGACCATCCCCGTCATGCTCAAGATGAAGAGAATTATCATCGCCGATCTGCAGCAGGCAGAGGCAGCAAGATGA
- a CDS encoding VOC family protein translates to MTKLNPYLNFPGNTEEAFNFYKSVFGGEFASVVRFKDLPMEGVNIPEEDANKIMHIALPIGKDQMLMATDALESLGYKLIQGNNVHISIHPDSKEEADRLFTALSDGGTIEMPISDQPWGDYYGSFKDKFGVHWMINYRLQQN, encoded by the coding sequence ATGACAAAATTAAACCCTTACCTCAATTTTCCAGGCAACACGGAAGAAGCATTCAATTTTTATAAATCCGTCTTTGGGGGCGAGTTTGCCTCGGTGGTCCGATTCAAGGATCTGCCGATGGAGGGGGTGAACATTCCCGAAGAGGACGCTAATAAAATCATGCACATCGCTCTGCCCATTGGCAAAGATCAAATGTTGATGGCAACTGATGCGCTGGAGTCGCTGGGGTACAAATTGATTCAGGGCAATAACGTCCATATTTCAATTCACCCCGATAGCAAGGAGGAGGCCGACCGACTGTTCACGGCGCTTTCAGATGGCGGAACGATCGAGATGCCGATCTCCGACCAGCCATGGGGCGATTATTATGGCAGCTTTAAAGATAAATTTGGCGTGCACTGGATGATCAATTATAGACTTCAGCAAAATTAA
- a CDS encoding S41 family peptidase translates to MNWDSLYFVFQPAASQARGDEIYFVLYDLFAMLKDGHVEIHTEGGFPIPTYLPPRFRDQESYSPEVVRRYFHHPLKIVGENKIEYELIDHTIGYIRITTFVEGDWIRDVDRVLRYFEHTTGLIIDIRNNNGGSSLTYEYVLARLITEPVLETWYFQNGTKQSWSIQPARDFNYRERIMILINGASFSAAEIFVELIRQSPNVTVVGDTSGGGGGSSEVFHLPSGKRLKLPIKYFKRVDGEMVEWNGVIPDIVVEQTETEREQNRDKQLERAIQLLKNNP, encoded by the coding sequence ATGAATTGGGATAGCCTTTATTTTGTTTTTCAGCCAGCCGCATCCCAGGCGAGAGGTGATGAGATCTACTTCGTTTTATATGATCTATTTGCAATGTTAAAAGATGGTCACGTAGAGATTCATACCGAAGGGGGATTTCCTATTCCAACTTATCTTCCTCCAAGATTTCGTGATCAGGAAAGCTATAGTCCCGAAGTGGTGAGACGATATTTTCATCATCCATTGAAAATTGTCGGCGAAAACAAGATCGAGTATGAATTGATCGATCATACAATTGGCTATATTCGTATCACGACCTTTGTCGAGGGCGATTGGATAAGGGATGTCGATCGAGTGTTGCGGTATTTCGAGCATACCACTGGCCTGATTATCGATATCAGAAACAATAATGGAGGCAGCAGCTTAACGTATGAGTACGTACTCGCCCGCTTGATCACAGAACCAGTCTTGGAGACCTGGTATTTTCAAAATGGGACCAAGCAGTCATGGTCGATTCAACCAGCCAGAGATTTCAATTATCGAGAAAGAATAATGATTTTGATCAATGGGGCCAGCTTTAGTGCTGCAGAGATATTCGTTGAATTGATACGGCAATCGCCCAATGTGACCGTTGTTGGGGATACCTCTGGCGGCGGCGGAGGAAGCAGTGAGGTTTTTCATTTGCCAAGTGGAAAAAGATTGAAGCTTCCCATCAAATATTTCAAAAGAGTGGACGGTGAAATGGTGGAATGGAACGGTGTCATTCCCGACATAGTTGTAGAGCAAACTGAAACAGAAAGAGAGCAGAATCGCGACAAACAATTGGAACGCGCAATCCAATTGCTTAAAAATAATCCCTAA
- a CDS encoding SgcJ/EcaC family oxidoreductase produces MMTALIKLPSLRAFAAHVAVTCSILGLMLLTTTVKSYAGVPTSAMSDSSDEASIRSIIASQVVAWNAGDAKAFSASFAEDGSFTNIRGTVAYGRRAFENRHAEIFQTIFKGSKLTMSPTRIRFVRPDVAIVDIDTELRDIAGVPPGVKVMADGRIRTRLQEVLVKNNGTWLIESYHNVDVKEP; encoded by the coding sequence ATGATGACTGCTTTAATAAAATTACCATCCCTGCGGGCCTTTGCTGCCCACGTTGCTGTGACCTGCTCCATTTTGGGGCTTATGCTATTGACCACCACTGTTAAAAGTTACGCCGGTGTGCCGACGTCTGCGATGAGCGACTCATCCGATGAAGCTAGTATTCGTTCTATCATCGCCAGTCAGGTTGTCGCGTGGAATGCTGGCGATGCTAAAGCCTTTTCTGCAAGCTTTGCCGAGGACGGCAGCTTTACGAATATCCGTGGCACCGTCGCCTATGGACGCCGTGCGTTCGAAAACCGACATGCCGAGATCTTCCAGACGATCTTCAAAGGAAGCAAACTCACGATGTCACCGACCAGGATCCGCTTCGTGCGGCCAGATGTTGCCATCGTCGATATCGACACTGAACTGAGAGACATCGCTGGTGTCCCGCCAGGCGTTAAGGTTATGGCTGATGGTCGCATCCGCACCCGGCTGCAGGAGGTCTTAGTCAAAAACAATGGCACGTGGCTAATTGAGTCTTATCACAATGTCGATGTCAAGGAACCTTAA
- a CDS encoding amidohydrolase family protein produces the protein MKTKAMWLMGLILLAAAILSSAQDKADLILFNGKVITVDAQDNIFQAVAIKGDKILAVGTDLEIKPLAGSPCKMIDLKGKTVTPGLIDSHYHLMYYGAQFWPGFLNIRHPVVTCKADLLRVVGDYARQLNPGDWISANQGFTLKAFETIDRWDIDSVAPLNPAYLRHSSGQYAVVNSLALQIAGIDSSTANPPCSRIVKDENGQPTGILSHYPAENLVAEHAPGYGDRSETQKFEDIELAQQLCFQAGYTAIQDVIVGSIKDIMAYKHFAEDGRLKARVYALLYVDYEQEADTLAKSLQPIRSGRFRFGGWKLAMDGGVAARSTLFYDKTLYAATNSYPYHPQDELNRMVKRLHDTGLQVAVHVLGDEGIDMTLTAFEQAMQANPRSDPRHRIEHGLFPTTAALQRISNDGIIISTQPQWITWYADGWTQATNQTIMNQMLPFKTMLDMGIHLAFGCDVPASPYQEPKWAFKGAVLRRTNTGVTLSQSERLTTREALRAHTMGSAYASFSEDSTGSLEVGKYADLVIWSHDLYTMTGEQTNDLAAEMTIVGGEIVWDDGKNPVIVVSVDDHDNRIPMDLQLAQNYPNPFNPGTTIQFQIPAAAEVELRIYNMLGENVRILLKESCGAGLHSIQWDGCDDAGKPLASGVYWYLIKYQDHVQAKKLLLLK, from the coding sequence ATGAAAACAAAAGCAATGTGGCTCATGGGATTGATTCTCCTGGCCGCCGCGATACTATCATCTGCCCAGGACAAAGCCGATTTGATCCTGTTCAATGGCAAAGTCATTACCGTCGATGCTCAGGATAATATTTTCCAGGCGGTGGCGATTAAAGGCGATAAAATTCTGGCTGTGGGGACTGATCTTGAGATCAAGCCACTGGCCGGATCGCCATGCAAAATGATCGATCTAAAAGGCAAAACCGTAACGCCAGGGTTGATCGATTCGCATTATCATTTGATGTATTATGGCGCGCAGTTCTGGCCCGGTTTTCTGAATATCCGTCATCCAGTAGTCACCTGCAAGGCGGATTTGCTGCGGGTTGTGGGCGATTATGCCCGGCAATTAAATCCGGGGGATTGGATTTCCGCCAATCAGGGATTTACGTTGAAAGCATTTGAAACGATCGATCGCTGGGATATTGATTCCGTGGCTCCACTCAATCCCGCCTACCTTCGCCATAGCAGTGGACAGTATGCGGTGGTGAACTCTTTGGCGCTGCAGATTGCCGGGATCGATAGCAGCACCGCGAACCCGCCCTGCAGTCGAATCGTGAAGGATGAGAACGGTCAACCCACCGGGATTTTGTCTCACTACCCAGCAGAAAATTTGGTTGCCGAGCATGCCCCGGGCTATGGCGATCGCAGCGAAACGCAAAAGTTTGAAGATATCGAACTGGCGCAACAGCTTTGCTTTCAAGCTGGATATACAGCTATTCAAGATGTCATCGTTGGTAGCATTAAGGATATCATGGCTTACAAGCACTTTGCCGAGGATGGTCGGCTCAAAGCTCGCGTTTATGCGCTGTTGTACGTGGACTACGAACAGGAAGCCGATACGCTGGCCAAATCGCTCCAACCCATTCGGTCAGGTCGCTTTCGGTTCGGCGGCTGGAAACTGGCCATGGATGGCGGGGTTGCGGCACGTTCGACGTTGTTCTATGACAAAACCCTATATGCTGCGACCAACTCCTATCCGTATCACCCGCAAGATGAGCTGAATCGAATGGTAAAGCGATTGCACGACACCGGATTGCAGGTAGCGGTTCATGTGCTGGGGGATGAGGGCATTGACATGACGCTCACCGCATTTGAACAGGCCATGCAAGCCAATCCCAGATCCGATCCGCGCCATCGGATCGAGCATGGCTTGTTCCCAACAACCGCAGCACTCCAGCGCATTAGCAACGATGGCATCATCATCTCGACACAGCCGCAATGGATCACCTGGTATGCTGATGGCTGGACGCAGGCCACCAACCAGACGATCATGAATCAAATGTTGCCGTTCAAGACGATGCTCGATATGGGGATTCATCTGGCCTTTGGCTGCGATGTGCCCGCTTCGCCCTATCAAGAGCCCAAATGGGCTTTCAAAGGCGCGGTATTGCGACGCACCAATACAGGTGTTACGTTGAGCCAGAGCGAGCGACTGACAACCAGGGAGGCGTTGCGCGCTCACACCATGGGATCAGCTTATGCCAGTTTCTCTGAAGATTCCACCGGCTCCCTGGAAGTGGGCAAATATGCTGACCTAGTGATCTGGTCCCATGATCTATACACCATGACCGGCGAGCAAACCAACGACCTGGCCGCGGAAATGACCATTGTCGGCGGCGAGATTGTCTGGGATGATGGCAAAAATCCGGTCATTGTTGTCTCAGTTGATGATCATGACAATCGCATCCCGATGGATTTGCAGCTCGCCCAGAATTATCCCAATCCATTCAATCCAGGGACGACCATTCAATTCCAGATACCAGCAGCCGCAGAGGTTGAATTGAGGATTTACAACATGCTGGGTGAAAACGTCAGGATTTTGCTGAAGGAAAGCTGTGGTGCTGGTCTCCATTCGATCCAGTGGGATGGTTGTGACGATGCTGGCAAGCCGCTTGCGAGCGGGGTTTATTGGTACTTGATTAAATATCAGGATCATGTCCAGGCCAAGAAGCTTCTCTTGCTTAAATAA
- a CDS encoding HNH endonuclease translates to MAIQSTKSKQGGKIMTCHCWWFGINNADKPKRNAHIIFKDIQKLFTGEIDEFEWPYHKNAKKCYELMRMNDKVLFWMGDGGPYKEWGILGTGFISEIRGGDTSCRSYILKMSFVPEQPLRPYPSKECQETEETNFLKEVFGVSFPPLGKTFNNLGYNTTRQVITIAEISIEQYEQVLKRLQGFSTQNPEPLLPEEIPESDSAIYEGAKQKITVNGYERDPKARRICIAHYGDSCTVCGFSFYKNYGEVGRGFIEVHHVTPLSKIGQNYQIDPIQDLRPVCPNCHAMLHRRNPPFSIEEIRQFLNK, encoded by the coding sequence TTGGCTATTCAATCAACTAAAAGCAAACAAGGAGGGAAAATAATGACTTGCCATTGCTGGTGGTTCGGCATTAATAATGCGGACAAACCAAAACGCAATGCTCATATTATTTTTAAAGACATCCAAAAGTTGTTTACTGGTGAGATCGATGAGTTTGAATGGCCTTATCATAAAAATGCAAAGAAATGTTATGAATTGATGCGAATGAATGACAAGGTTCTGTTTTGGATGGGAGACGGTGGCCCGTACAAAGAATGGGGTATATTAGGAACTGGATTCATAAGCGAAATTAGAGGCGGAGACACGTCTTGCCGCAGTTATATTCTTAAAATGAGTTTCGTTCCTGAACAGCCGCTGAGACCCTATCCGAGCAAAGAATGTCAAGAAACTGAGGAAACTAACTTTCTAAAAGAAGTTTTTGGCGTATCGTTTCCTCCTCTGGGGAAGACATTTAATAATTTAGGGTATAATACAACCCGCCAGGTAATCACTATTGCGGAAATTAGCATTGAACAATATGAACAGGTATTAAAACGGCTTCAGGGATTTTCTACCCAGAACCCTGAGCCCTTATTACCAGAGGAAATACCAGAAAGTGACTCGGCAATTTATGAAGGAGCAAAGCAGAAGATCACGGTGAATGGTTATGAGCGCGATCCTAAAGCACGTCGGATTTGCATTGCTCATTATGGCGATTCTTGTACAGTGTGTGGCTTTAGTTTTTACAAAAATTATGGCGAGGTCGGACGTGGTTTTATCGAAGTTCATCATGTAACACCATTATCAAAAATCGGGCAGAATTACCAAATTGATCCCATTCAAGATCTGCGTCCAGTATGTCCAAATTGTCACGCGATGTTGCATCGCCGCAACCCACCTTTTAGCATAGAAGAAATCAGGCAATTTTTAAACAAGTGA
- a CDS encoding CPBP family intramembrane metalloprotease — MIKRILVIWAIANFAIVAIVSWLVGGWYLGWHMSPVSRMVAELVLIMVPNLLLPGLVLRYWWPEPVRNIRESLGWRCNGWRSLVAGVIGFTFFFVLLKVIVRLVGDSIPYHPPGSTGEGISIIEPSDLLRVLGMLLVLLAFLIITVAGEETMFRGWIQTQLAGRYGAWIGLSVSAVLFGLRHLPADIFYAQIWQATPNMWLSRQLQLYIGAICLGLARLYGKSTYASAMMHALIFLVALLGLG, encoded by the coding sequence ATGATAAAACGAATCTTGGTCATCTGGGCAATCGCCAATTTTGCCATCGTGGCTATAGTGTCATGGCTGGTCGGAGGGTGGTATTTGGGCTGGCACATGTCACCTGTGAGTCGGATGGTGGCAGAATTGGTGCTGATTATGGTGCCTAACCTGCTTTTGCCCGGCCTTGTATTGCGGTATTGGTGGCCTGAGCCAGTCAGGAATATCAGGGAATCCTTAGGATGGCGGTGCAATGGTTGGCGTAGCCTGGTAGCAGGTGTTATTGGATTTACGTTTTTCTTTGTGTTGCTAAAAGTGATCGTTCGGTTGGTTGGGGATAGCATTCCATATCACCCGCCTGGATCTACTGGAGAAGGGATTTCCATAATCGAGCCTTCGGATCTTCTAAGAGTCTTGGGCATGCTGCTGGTGCTGCTGGCTTTTCTGATAATCACCGTGGCGGGAGAAGAAACGATGTTTCGGGGCTGGATCCAAACTCAGCTTGCGGGACGCTATGGAGCTTGGATAGGATTGTCGGTGAGCGCTGTGTTATTTGGATTGCGCCACTTACCAGCCGACATATTCTACGCGCAAATATGGCAGGCCACGCCGAATATGTGGTTATCGCGTCAGCTTCAGCTATATATTGGGGCGATTTGTTTAGGATTGGCTCGCCTTTATGGCAAAAGCACTTATGCTTCAGCGATGATGCACGCATTGATTTTTCTTGTGGCACTTTTGGGATTGGGATAG